One Zingiber officinale cultivar Zhangliang chromosome 10B, Zo_v1.1, whole genome shotgun sequence genomic window, GATAATCTACTGTTACTGTTATTGTTCGCTATTTTACTTCCACATACCGTCGacgactgacttgagcgtcagagggtcatcgCCAGAGACCCCTCCCTGGCGCGGCACTGATGCTATTGTGGTTACAGGATCGTAAGGAGTCAAAATACGATCAACTAGAGCGCTACATCCCTAATTTCCATGCTCTCGACTATCGGAcaagataaatattttttcattTCAAACAAATGTAAGTATCCGGAGCTTTTATATACAGACTTCAATCCAATTATAAATGGTTTATTCGCACTATGATTCTCATATTCAAAATACAATGCCATAAGCAAACCAACAAATATCACCTTGAAAATTAGAAGCCTAGCTGTCCATTTTCACTAAGACTAGACGTTCAACATTGGGATTCAAGCTCTTAATCAGACGACACCTTATTAGCAAGAATTGCCAACTTCATAAAATAGCTACAATTTCAGGCTGTGATTGGAcgacaacaacaagaagaagaacaaaaaaACACATCCTCCTTGAATCCAAGACTTAGTAATGACTTTTAAACCTCATGCTATCGAAGCTAGCTGACACGCTAGAAGAACAAGTTCACCCGTCATAATATAAAAGGGCAAATCAAGTAATGTAGGTTCAGATATATATCATAATAGCTACATATAGCTAATATCAGAGACGATACCTTTCAATATTAGACAATTGGTTATACGTAAATAAGAACTAGAATCAGTTGTTTGATTGAAATCTAACAACCGATCATCCCAATGAAGTAGGAAGAGTGTGAGTATCTATATGGATAAACTAGCCGAGTCTGCATTTTTGATCACCTTTTCTCCTTAATTCATAGTACGTCTACTGATATTTAATAAATACTAGCGCAAATGACTTAATTTGGGGTTGTAGAAGCTCGTGAGGTGGTCACGAGTGCTGATTTCGACAGATCTTTAACATTCCTAGCAGCCTTTTACATGATAAATCATTTTTCCACTGTATAAAGATCTCCAAGGTTTTGGCTTGCAGGCTTACACGTCCGTCGGTTGCAACTGTCACCCTGTTTCTTAATCCTCACATCCTGGGATATGTGGGCTCTATGGCAACCTTGGCCACCAATTGCAGTTACGTACGTCGATCCATCTTTTATATTGCTACTTTAATCAAGCTTTTGTGCAGCATGACATCCCAATAAATTGGAAGGTTCTTCCCCCCTGTGTAGTGGCATTAATTACTGAAATTTTCATCGCCTTTTCGGCATCCATAAATTAAGGAGGGATCGATTCGATGTCACCATACGAGCCAGCTCCTTGGACCTTGGAGATAGTTACTGAACAAAAGAGGTTTCATGGCTTCGTGCTCTAAACTTTCTTCTTCTGCAGGAGACCCAGAATCAAGCCTCTTGCTCTGCAAGGTAACTATCATTCATATATGATCTCCTCATTGAGTTCGTATATGTATGCGAATGTTAATTATCAGGGGAGTTGATGCGAGGGCTCTTACTTATCAAACCTCTCATCTCCATTTAGACGCTAGTTCATAGTTAAATTCAGCTTAATAGAGATGTTGAAATCAATTATAGATAATTTAAGGACAACAAAGGAAGTAATATGGATAACAATCttaaattgatttcaatcaatcaaGATTTGTTATATTTagtattataattaaaatcaaatcaatagaaaaagataatatttttaagttttagaattattattattattctatgTCCTATTTACTCTTTCTATTATTATCTAGCATTTACATAAATAAGCCAGGTGCCAAATCGACCACTTCAACGACCATCGTCCGACGCCGGAATGAACAAGATGATCATCGCCAGTAAGACGACCATTGACGAGGTCAATGAGCACTCGAACGAGAAGATGAGCAACTGCGATCTTGACGGAGTTGCTGAGAGCGTGAGATGCGAGTGCTGCGGGATGTCGGAGGATTGCACGCCCACCTACATCCGTCGGATCAAGGAGCAATTTCACGGCAAGTGGATCTGCGGCCTCTGCTCCGATGCCGTCAAGGAGCAGATGAAGCGAGCCAAATATAACACCGAGGAACAAGCGCTGGAGTCGCACATGTCACACTGCATCAAGTTCAACAGGACAGTCAGACTCAACCCCAAGCTCTCCCTGGCAGTCGCCCTGAGGGACATCGCGAGGAAGAGCTCCGAACGCAGGACGAACACTGAAGCGACGATGTCCAGCGAGCTTGTGAGCGTCATCGGCTGTGGCCCGAGTTTGGATCTCGATCACAAGCAAGCGCAGATACAGTGATGAAGCGTACGCATATGTTTCGAGCTCTAGCGATCTTTTAACTTAGCTAGAATCAAGCAGTAGTTAAGATTTGTGAAATAATCGCTAATTCCTAACTGAAGGACCCTGTAGAAGATAGATTAATAAGTCGCTTTTCTCGACgttaattaaaattaatcgaATTTGATGTGCATTTTGCTGATTGTTGTCTGTCTAATGCTGAGAATaattaaaatgcaaaaagaaTTGTGGAGGAAGAGAAAAGCAAAAGGCTAGATCGATTCCGGAAGGCATGCCATCATCATCGCTCCCGCTCCCTTTCGCTTTTCCTTTTCCCGCTTCTTTATCCCTCTGTAGCTCTCACTCGTCCCCTCCATGCGTCTCCCCCTGCCCCAGACGCCATGCTTCCTCCGCCAGAGTTCCGTGCGCCGCCGCCGTCACCCGTCGCCGGCGCGCACGCTCACGCGCCGGGCGACGGCGAGGAGCTCGCAGGGTTCCTCGCTCAGTTCCTCCGCGTCCCCAAACTCAACCTCCCGCACCGCATCTTCCCCCAGGAAGCCACGCTATGGGACCCGGCGGAGATCGACTTCCGGACGCTGATATCGCCGGATGCCGGCCGATCCGAGGCGGATCTGCTCAAGTCCGCCGCCGCGGCCTTCGGCTGTTTCCGGCTTGCGAACCACGGTATCCCGCCGGGACTGATCGCGGCGGTCGGAGGGGCCGCGGCGGCGACGTTCCGGATGCCGctcgaggagaaggagaagacgaAGGTGGCGAAGTTGCCGGAGAGGAGTTGGGGTTTCGAAGCGGAGGAGGTAGGGGAAGACGAAGAGTTCTTCTGGTGGTGTGGGACAGAAACTTTGCCGCGCAGCTTTAATGACCTGCAGTAATCATCAATCTACTTTCTTTATCCATAAACATCAAAATTAAACAACCAATTCACTTCATTTCTTTCCCAGAGATAAATTGCAAGAGTTATTGAGTGAAATTGAGAAAATAGCGGCCAAAATTGAAGATGTTCTATTGGATGACGATACAAATAAGAACAATGCCCAGCTGCTGAAACTCAGAAACGAGGGCGCAGAAGGCTCATTGATTTGCCTCCGGAAGCATGCTCCGAGCGGAAGGCATAACGCCGGAATAATCAAGCATGAGTTGCTGAGAATGCTGGTAAGGAGCTGGAGCTGCTCGAGCTGTTTGAGTCTGCATCTCGCAGGAGGGGCTTCCGAGTTCCATGTCTACTCCAAGAGGGGTTGGTACCGATTTCGTCCGGGTCACTCGGCCGCTCTCATCGTCACCGTCGGCGATCAACTTCAGGTGATTATTCCACCGTCGGAGAAGGCGAATCGCCAATATCGTTGCCATTAACTGATTGATTTTCCGTGTAGGCTTGTAGTCGTGGGATGTACAAACATGTCGTTGGGAAGCCTGTTTTGGCTCCAGGAGACGATGGAGAATGCATTTCCATGGCATTTCACTGCGTGAATGGCGGGGGCGGTAGAGCATCACAGGGGGGAAAGACTGTCACGCTCATGGAACAAGTCATGGTGGCGGCAATCCTGGCAATCCTCTactgcttcttagtctcttgatcCTCCTCGAATTGTgattttatttgtttgtgttcTGATGTTGTATTTTGAGTGTATTTGAAAGGATGAACCATGTTTGATGCTCAAGAACGAAAACAGCACCAACAGTGAATTGTGGGTCAGAAAACAGGagcataaaaaatattataaaaaaccACTTGAGTAGGGCATCTCATTTGTCCCAAAAGTACCGACATCGAggcatcaaacatcaaaataaaaCACTCAAAAGGCCTTACCATCATAAATAAATTCTGttgtcaaaaaaaattaaaaaaaacacaagTTTAACTCCAAGTTAACGAATGTATTGATAAAACACCGCCCCCCACAGAGCACTATGCAACTGACTACTATTAGACTGCTAATATGCACGAAGTGCTGGCTCTTGTCTGATTATCTATACTGGTGGTAAACAGGGTTGTACATGAGGCTCTCTGCGTACTTCACCAGGTCCTTGGGATGTGGGTACCGACTCGCCAATCCTTGAAGGACAATTAGCCCAGTTTAAGGTAGATTCATTATGCATTCGGAataaagagatggagaagaaactcACCAAGTTCATATGCTTTTGCTGCAACATTCGCAGCAATATGAGCAGATATCTTCCTAATGTTTGAGAATGGTGGGTAGACCATTCCTTTGTCCAAGTTCTCCTGCGTCACCTGTTGAGCTAAAGCTTCCGCTGTCCAACAAAAGTTACCACAATTTTACTACTTTCCATAGTTTTGTCGAATATATGGAAAAGTGAAACTCAAAGTTGATGGGGTTTATGGTGTATGGAACAACTTTGAAATATTCATATAGAAAAATAGGAATATAGTAATGGTTGATTCAACTTGTGAACTTACAGGCTGCAAGCAGCATGTCGTCATGCACACGGGTTGCTCCAGAGATCACCAACCCAAGGCCAAATCCCGGGAAGATGTAGGCATTATTTGACTAGAAGAATGTGGGAAGCACCGAAGGTTAGTTTGTAACAAATAGAAATTTTCATATTGAAATAAGTTGTTTATGTTGAGAACAAATTTTAAACCTGTCCTGGCACAAGAACTTTTCCATCATATTCAATTGGATCAAATGGACTCCCACTAGCAAATATTGCTCGACCCTGTGAATGAAAGCCAAAGTCTTCAGTAACAAAAGTTAACTACCATAGTAAATCATGAATACGAATTATGCAACTGTTACTGCAAAAAGTTGGAGGAAGCTTACCTTACTCCAGGTATATGCCTCTTCTGCAGTGCATTCTGACTGAGAGGTAGGGTTGGATAGAGCCAAAATTATGGGTTTCTGTAATCAATGCAAAGGAACTAGTGGATTGAATCTAATACTCTCTGAATATATGTAAATTGTAAACAGAAACGGAATGCATTCCTGTAAGGATTTGGTAGAGGTCTGGGTGTAGAAGCTAACCTCATTAAAAGTAGCCATCGCTTCAACTACTTCCTTTGTGAAAGTTTTTCCCACTCCAGATGACCCAATAAGAACAGTGGGCTTGATAGCCTAAGAAATTGAGCAGGAATAAATGAAGGAATACTCGGAAACTAATGGAGGCAAATTTACAAGGAGGAGGTCCGCTTGAATTGGTACAAACTTCAGACAGCAAAAATAAGATAAAGTATTAGTGTTATAATTTCACAACTAAATGGAAACGTGACCACTGGAGAAACCACTTTAAATGAGTAAACCTGAGTTGAAGAAAGCATTCTAGTCATCAACAATGATATAGCTTAAGAGTCGCACATAGTGAGAGAAAAAATATACAAGTGTATGATAGGCATTTAGCACGTGAAACCACCCGCAAGAAACCAGAATGACACATGAGGCTGCAATACCTTGATAGCATCTAAAAGATTATTGACAGGCTCATGATCATGCGCCCAAGGTTGCTTAAAGTGTTGAAGGGAATCCTTGCGTGAACTCACAATTAAGCCCTGGAAAGGGTATCACAATGCAAACAATGAAAGTAAAACGATTTAAAGTTGTATGCTTGCAATAAGTATAACCAAGGTCCAAGATTCTCTTCCTTACCTTAGAATCGACCATCCATATCTTCTTGCGAGTCTCTTCCAATGGAGCTTTTGTCTACAATAGCCATAAGAAATCCACAACCAAATGAACCACTACGTAAAATCATCAGAACATCCAAAACGTTGTTCATGCACATAAAAAATGACTAAGTTCGAAACCTGCTTTGACATTTCAAGAGCTATGAGTTCTGCAATACCAGTACCAGCCTGTATTGATAATCAGAATAAGGAAACGATTCAAAGAAGTATTGATAATATAAACAGAACAAATATTTAACTGAGATAAGTTCAGTTAATATACTCTTGAAACATGTATCTGCACAGTGCATAATTAAAGTCACAAAACATGCAACATGAACACTCAAACACTAAGTAGCCTAGCAGAAATTATGGCAAACAGTAGTACATTTCAATCTAAACCACAACATTGGAAAAATCATCTTCTACCCTCTCTTTAAAAAAGCAGAAGCCCACCTaataaataaaatcctaatagacATGATCTTCCTATATCTATTTCTCATATAATTATTTGCGTCACAAGCTTTGTAATATGAAATACAAGGACCAAGCATAAGTGAATAGGAATTCATACTCCCagaatgggaaactaagatgTTTACAGGCAAATACACAAGTCAACAAAATGAAAGTCGAACACATTCAATAGACCAAATCAACCAATTGAGATTAGGAGTAAAACCTCCCCAGCACCAAGGAATAAGAAACTGTGCTCTGCCAATGTTCCACCAACTATTTTTAAAGCGCCAAAAAGTCCAGCAAGAACAACAGAAGCTGTGCCCTGAAATGAGAATAAGCATATTGAATGGTTTGTAAACAGTGGAGATAGTTTAATGTGAGTGAATCAAGTTCAACAATTTCAAAGAACTATAAAGGAAGATCCTGAAGTCTAAAATAGTATAGCTAAAATCAATTACCTGTATATCATCATTGAAGACAAGATGTGTTTTACGATATTTGGCAAGGAGTTCAAATGCATTATGGTTAGCAAAGTCTTCGAACTGAAAAATAACACAACAAATTTGAGATCAAAATAGCATAAATAGGAAACAAAAAGAAAATCTGCAACCACAAAAACTTATCCAGTCAGTCACTGACCTGAATTAGTACTTTTTCTCCATATCTCTGTTTCACAGCATTCATGAATTCCTCTAGTAACTCTGTGTATTCCTAAATACAAGGAGAAAACTAATCAGACAGAAGTTTACATGAATTAGGATAAATCAAACATATGCTTCGAGACAATACTTGGCCAGTGGCTCTTCTTCGCCTcaacccaatataaaattcaTCATTAAGTAACTGTTCATTGTTGGTCCCCACGTCAATAGTGACAGGCAAACACTGCAAATTATCAATTTGTTTTAAGAACAAAAAAGCTACAACGTTCCACAGAAACTAGCATGTGAAAAAAATTTGTATGACAAGAATCATACAAAAATAAAAAGCTAAATACAACTCACAGCGGATGGATGGACTCCACCAAGCGCAGTATATAAAGCAAGTTTGCCCACAGGAATTCCCATGCCCTAGAAAATTGCAATTTAACAAGTTGAAAATCCATAGAAAAAGATCCCAACAAAATGGTTTGCATGTCAGGAATGACAATAAATCTGAGTATAATATTACCTGGCAGCCAAGATCCCCAAGACCCAAGATGCGTTCACCATCTGTGACCACAATAACTTGAATATTCCTTTCAGGCCAGTTTCTCAGCACCTCAAGAATCCttcctctaaaaactcaatttattCCATAAATTTCAGTAATTGGATTAGGAAGCAAGTCAAGCAACATAATAACTTACTTCTCATTCAAACTGATATAGAGGCCTTGAGGATGCCTAAAGATAGAACCGTACTTCTGGCATGCCTCGCCAACAGTAGGCGTATAAACAATTGGAAGCAATTCTTCCACATGGTCAATGAGGAGTTTGTAAAAGAGCTTCTCATTTAGCTCCTGAAGATTAAATCATATGTACACCAAATGAGGTTAGAAATAATTCGAACCAATTACTAATAAAGATTAAATGCCAGTTATCTTAGGTACCTGAAGATCCATCATGGCCATATAACGTTGCAAGGGTACCTGGTATTGACGAAGATTGTGCATGATCTttttctcctgcaagaaaaaggATGCAAATTTCAAACTCATAATAGGGGATAGTAGGAAACAGAATTGTTTTACTTCTTCTTAGGTAATTCTAAATACATACAAACCTGAAGCTCTTGTGAAACACATGTTGGAGGCAAGAGACCTCGCAAATAGTGGGCatctctttctttctcattgaatGCAAGACCTTTGTTATATTGTGGATTCCGCAACAATGTGTAACCACTAtgcaagaaaaaaaagaaagggttacgaattttaaaatctctatttcaatttaattaattttgatttaacatGGTTTCtggtttaaatttaaaaaataaagtatttgattaaTAACCAATAATCAAAACTGCATGaagtttttaattcaattttggttctctaaattaattttgatttattctgtGTAAATCAATTAACCTAGTTTAGTTTAAATTAGAGATTTAAACCAAGGCCATATCAACAAACTATTATAAAACATTTCCATTGATTGATAAAATATGATTGCATCTTGCTATCTTCTTGATAATGGTTGTTATTCCCTTATGGCATACCCAAAAACTAATTTGCACCACAATGTGGAACCAGAAGTGATAAATTGTATGATATGATGGCCCTTAATTTTCTAAAAGATATATACACAATTAAGCATAAGTAAGAGGAAACTCTACAGAAAAACTTCCATCAGACTTGagattgatttaaaaaaaaaaaatctatgtcaAAATGAAAGGGTAAATACATGAATAGTCAGTGGATCATGGAGTccccaaaataaaaattatttcataattataaaataataaaaccaaTTAATAAAAGCACATCGGCTATGGCAACTCTGTGAAGATGACATCCCAATACCTGGTCCTAGCAATAAAAGGAGGGCATACTCTCGGCAACAGAAGAAACGACAGCCCACACAATTAATGGTGGGAGGTCAACTTTCTTAATAATGGAGACTGAACCATGACACCTAAATGGCCTGCTTATCCCCTTATGGGAATTGACATAATCAAACCCAGGGAATACAAATACAGATTTGTCTTGGCCTGCACTTATACATCTAGTTTAATACACcaaacaataaaattaaaaatttccattTTATATGTCAGCATGACCACTATTCATGCATGTCTAAAATGTAACCAATCCCAAGTGAAAATATTAAAACTTTTTAGGTCTTCAATAGTTAATGTTAAATATCTATATTATATTTGTATCTTTCACGTAAGGAAACATAAACTTTGACTATTTATCAATTTATCGGGTGAGAATCCAATATTTGTAAAAACCATACTTTCTCCTCGATGACAACTTGCTAGAAATAATTTTCGATCAAGTCCAACAAAGGCACACGAATACTTTATAAGGAAATTTTCAAACTTGGCAACGATGAAACACATTATTAAGCAATCAAATAGAATACATTAATATACTAACAATCTCCAGGACGCAATTCGGATGAGTAAATACAGACGAGAAGAGAAAGGATCGCCCAAATGGTCTTGAAGATGGAAACATAAAAGGCAGTAATGAAGTTATTCGATAGTATCTTAAAAATAAAACACCAGGAAACCGCCAATATGTAACCAGATAAAACAAAAAATATACAAAACAAGTAAAGAAATTAATGAAAGTAAAATACAAACACAGAAAAATAACCAGCTGGAGCATTCAAGATTGCTTTTGACAAAGCAGCATGGAAAGGTTTTAACCCTCGTATTCGATATAATCTAAATGCCCCAAACTAGCAAAAAGTAAAACTTCAACAAGATCAAggaaaaaaacacacacacaacaaTCTCGAGAAAACCGACTATCAGATCCGAACACAAACCTGGCGACGGAGACTGTCCACGGCATCATGAATTGTTCATCCCTGTAGCCATCATGGTGCTCTATGTCTTCGACAGGTTCAACCGAGTTCGGCTCGACCTTCTTGATTGTGTTGTCCACTGCGATTCTCCTCCCGTTCAGCTCCCCTCCGCTCCTCGCCTGACACCGCACCGTCGCCGGAAACGGTAGAGCCACCCGCTGTCTGCGCGCCCGAAGTGGGCCTAGCAACTCGTCGCATCGCTGAGAAAACAAAACCAATCAAAACCATTCTCGCATATCGCAGGAAGAaaagggtaaaaaaaaaaaacaatctttATTCGGCATATGCAAAAACATCACAATCACGAAACAAGGAAGAATGTCGAGgggcattaaaaaaaaaattgaacggAACCAGAAAACGGCAGGAGAAGAGATTGATTACCAGAAAGCAAGTCCGATCCAACGAAAGCATGGCGACGAGGAGAGGAGGGAGAGGTGGGAGATCGAACGCCGAAGCCTTTCGCGTCTTCTCTTCCTCGATGGGCAAGGGCGACCTGTGAAACCGATTGTGAGAGGGGAGTGAGAGGAGGATTCATCGATGCGGCAGCTTTTAAGAACTGTAAGATGTGCCCGCGGATCAGCCTAAGCTCCTACGTGGAAACAACGCAACGGAAGCAATCGGGGAAGGTGGGACTGCAATCGCAGGACCGCTTGGTGTAATTGCGTGCGGCGACCTGCACGATTGCTTTTGCCCTGGATCTCTTACAATATTGAGAATCTACCaaatcttgacttttgaccgtccATAGTTGccaattttttgttttattttcttttgtttttcaaaaaattaaattaaaattttcacaaactcgttaattaataaaataacaggaaagaaaaaaaatatataaacatgaattaTAATACGAGTTAatttggaaagaaaaaaaaaatagtatttatTTGCATTAATGCGTACACTGGCTGATGGTTGAGGCGCACGTGACCTTGGACTCTCCGCCCGTCGTTGCGCATGACACAACCAACGCTTTTTTAATTAtctaataaaaaaacaaaaacgtgaatggatttttaaaataagaaattCAAATTAGTTCGACTATAATTTTGATTCGTGATTTTAGTGAATTATAATTTAATTCGTAACATTTGAATTTCAGTTTGTGTTCAATTCCACTACTGAATTCCGATGTATTGTTTTATTTCATCGACAATATCAATTTTGATTttgacaaaaataaataaattattagaaaaaatacAGTTAACGCATGTATTTTCTATCCATTAGCATTTCCCCTCTtacttaaaaaataacacttagcCTTCTTTCACCAAAAATCAAATATGAAAAAATTTGTAAAACACAATTTTATCCTTGtctttttgatatatttttataatattaagagaaaaaatatattaaattaatatggaaaataattatatataaggGATCAGCTCTTTAAATATTGATTAGTTGGAGGGTGTAcgtaaggaaaaaaaatattcataaaagggcaaaaaaaaaataaaagcattCGGTGATTGTATTCTCCATGACTCGCTCAAgataatttttatgtgatcaaataagttaagttaagttctgttgtgtttaaccttgtgtctaagtgtatagaaacttaggagcacaggacgtcgagcaaaagacgcagctagcgaaaaggacaacacgggagagagccgacggactcgatgcatctgagggacgaggtgctgcggaaaagtacgctagcggacgagaagaagGTGCgcagtgtttccgagggacgagaagtcagagcagaagcttgcttgagaaggtcggaagttgagttcgggtgagccctatttcggatggtcgaaatcgcccaagcgagcggagccgaagcgaaagacccagaccgaaGCAAACGGAGCCGAAGCTGGAGGCTCGAagtgaaagtcaacaaaatgttgactttcacCCTTCGCACCCGGACTCTAGGCACtcggaacccaaattttatcaaGATTGATGTGGCCTTTGACCGGGGCATCGGGGATAAggctttatccccctccaggcgcttggaacccttccaggcgccacAAGCAGGGTTATATAAGCAGTCTTGCTCCCAGAAGCTAATAACAACAAGAATTATtcaagcaacacttgtacacgcttCTTTGTCTGTTTTAGCTTCGTCTTTTTAtgtttcattgctgtaaagaggcttctccgtctgaagaaTAAATTAACGCAACTTTATTTCTTGGATCAGCAATCTccctggttataaccaagtaaaattttatGTGTCTCGTCTTTtcaatttatttcttattttgtttatgcaagtgttttattcTAAGTTATAAGTCCAAGaaagatatttattttatttaatttgtgcaggggttATCCCCCTCACCccaccgcctcctcctcctcctctagtcGGTCGCGCTAAGGGTCTTGAAAGTTTGTTGTGTGTCAGCTCTCGATGTTATGGAAAGCAAAGTTTGTCAGCCGAGAATTGTCATTGTCAGTGTTACCTTCTTTGACGGTCAAGTCAATGATGAACTAAGATATAAGGCTCGCAAATATGCATGAGAAAGCAAAAGAGCTCGAAGAAGATGAAAAAATTTACTttcatgtaaaaaaaattatacctttaactattttcatagaaCCTTATATAATCGTGAATAAGAcgtatctaaaatttttaaattaagaagaagtaaagaaaataattattatccaTTGTATTCGAAGGTAGCGCAGTCGAAGAATTAAGTATTAATCTTTATATATTATTGGAAATTATACATAATTTATTGATTTTAAATAGTAAATCAACAAATATGCACATGTTAAAAATATCAATTAGGATCTTGAATTGTCTgaaattaatttagatttaaataaagaaaataaaagttgacataaattatcaataaattcaatatgtttttctttcctctttgattattaaaaaaatatcaaaaagataatgacataattatttttataattttttcaaaatttaactttggTAACAAAGgaattaaatgttattttttaaatataggaAGATAAAATATAGCTGGATAGAAAATATATCTAGTTAAAGGTAttttttcctaaattattagaaTTACTATTTTTTaccttttttttctctttaaaagctAGTGTTTTCATAAATTACTATTTTAACATCCTCAAAATGTTGGCAATGCCTTCTCTTCGA contains:
- the LOC122028528 gene encoding gibberellin 2-beta-dioxygenase 5-like is translated as MLPPPEFRAPPPSPVAGAHAHAPGDGEELAGFLAQFLRVPKLNLPHRIFPQEATLWDPAEIDFRTLISPDAGRSEADLLKSAAAAFGCFRLANHGIPPGLIAAVGGAAAATFRMPLEEKEKTKVAKLPERSWGFEAEEVGEDEEFFWWCGTETLPRSFNDLQDKLQELLSEIEKIAAKIEDVLLDDDTNKNNAQLLKLRNEGAEGSLICLRKHAPSGRHNAGIIKHELLRMLVRSWSCSSCLSLHLAGGASEFHVYSKRGWYRFRPGHSAALIVTVGDQLQACSRGMYKHVVGKPVLAPGDDGECISMAFHCVNGGGGRASQGGKTVTLMEQVMVAAILAILYCFLVS
- the LOC122030339 gene encoding uncharacterized protein LOC122030339 produces the protein MNKMIIASKTTIDEVNEHSNEKMSNCDLDGVAESVRCECCGMSEDCTPTYIRRIKEQFHGKWICGLCSDAVKEQMKRAKYNTEEQALESHMSHCIKFNRTVRLNPKLSLAVALRDIARKSSERRTNTEATMSSELVSVIGCGPSLDLDHKQAQIQ
- the LOC122028527 gene encoding NADP-dependent malic enzyme-like; this encodes MLSLDRTCFLRCDELLGPLRARRQRVALPFPATVRCQARSGGELNGRRIAVDNTIKKVEPNSVEPVEDIEHHDGYRDEQFMMPWTVSVASGYTLLRNPQYNKGLAFNEKERDAHYLRGLLPPTCVSQELQEKKIMHNLRQYQVPLQRYMAMMDLQELNEKLFYKLLIDHVEELLPIVYTPTVGEACQKYGSIFRHPQGLYISLNEKGRILEVLRNWPERNIQVIVVTDGERILGLGDLGCQGMGIPVGKLALYTALGGVHPSACLPVTIDVGTNNEQLLNDEFYIGLRRRRATGQEYTELLEEFMNAVKQRYGEKVLIQFEDFANHNAFELLAKYRKTHLVFNDDIQGTASVVLAGLFGALKIVGGTLAEHSFLFLGAGEAGTGIAELIALEMSKQTKAPLEETRKKIWMVDSKGLIVSSRKDSLQHFKQPWAHDHEPVNNLLDAIKAIKPTVLIGSSGVGKTFTKEVVEAMATFNEKPIILALSNPTSQSECTAEEAYTWSKGRAIFASGSPFDPIEYDGKVLVPGQSNNAYIFPGFGLGLVISGATRVHDDMLLAASEALAQQVTQENLDKGMVYPPFSNIRKISAHIAANVAAKAYELGLASRYPHPKDLVKYAESLMYNPVYHQYR